One genomic window of Chloroflexota bacterium includes the following:
- a CDS encoding GntR family transcriptional regulator yields MRIERRKSIVSQVNSILSERIMSEQYASGSRLPSESELASELGVSRATVRSALGRLAGDGLVIRKQGDGTYVNAHIDDIPTRLGGFWDFLRLISNSGYQASIQVLDQSVRPASAREAEALRLAAGEEVLSLEREFCADGNPVILARSAVPLTLLREPAEQCNAELPLGDFVPNYLTREISYTIFDIEATMPDEKVSTILDIDRTTPVLRLAQVFFDKTGQPVFHSLGHFQDRLIPLRLVQAWE; encoded by the coding sequence ATGCGCATTGAACGTCGCAAGTCGATTGTCAGCCAGGTAAACAGCATTCTTTCGGAGCGCATCATGAGCGAGCAGTATGCGTCCGGGAGCCGGCTTCCCTCGGAAAGCGAACTTGCTTCGGAACTGGGAGTCAGTCGGGCTACTGTTCGCAGCGCCCTGGGGCGCCTGGCGGGGGATGGCCTGGTGATCCGCAAACAGGGGGATGGCACCTACGTCAATGCCCACATCGACGACATTCCAACTCGCCTCGGGGGATTCTGGGACTTCCTGCGCCTGATTAGCAATAGTGGCTACCAGGCGTCGATCCAGGTCCTTGATCAGTCGGTGAGGCCAGCTTCTGCCCGGGAAGCCGAGGCCTTGCGCCTGGCAGCGGGCGAAGAGGTCCTTTCCCTGGAGCGCGAGTTCTGTGCGGATGGTAACCCGGTTATTCTCGCACGCAGCGCTGTGCCGTTAACCTTACTGAGAGAACCTGCCGAGCAGTGCAATGCTGAATTGCCGCTCGGCGATTTTGTTCCTAACTACCTTACCCGGGAGATTTCCTATACCATTTTCGATATCGAAGCCACCATGCCAGATGAGAAGGTTTCAACCATCCTGGATATCGATAGGACGACCCCCGTACTTCGTTTGGCCCAGGTGTTTTTCGACAAGACCGGCCAACCAGTTTTCCATTCACTGGGCCACTTTCAAGACAGATTAATTCCCCTGCGCCTGGTGCAGGCGTGGGAATAA
- a CDS encoding ArsR family transcriptional regulator, with protein sequence MQPTRYRILEIIKENGDVTVAELARQLGMAPVSVRHHLDVLQGENLIWTPRVRRPGTVGRPRQVYALTEAANSHFPNNHGLLADSMLVELKQLLTHEQLTAMLERMADTMVDAGGVPAKDADIGIRIDQAVDYLNDRGYLARREEREGEIYINTLNCPYSEVAKNHPELCLMDLRLVENLIGGKLTAVTRLSQGDCRCAYRIDCTAAQTIQADPLK encoded by the coding sequence GTGCAACCTACCCGCTATCGCATCCTGGAGATAATCAAAGAAAACGGCGATGTTACCGTTGCCGAGCTTGCCCGCCAATTGGGCATGGCGCCAGTATCAGTGCGCCACCACCTGGACGTCCTGCAGGGGGAAAATCTGATCTGGACGCCCCGGGTGCGACGTCCTGGAACGGTTGGGCGCCCCCGGCAGGTGTATGCCCTGACTGAAGCTGCAAACAGTCATTTTCCCAACAACCACGGCCTGCTTGCGGATTCCATGCTTGTTGAACTGAAACAGCTTCTGACCCACGAACAGTTGACTGCCATGCTTGAACGCATGGCAGATACCATGGTCGACGCCGGCGGCGTTCCAGCGAAAGATGCCGATATCGGGATTCGCATCGACCAGGCTGTCGATTACCTGAACGATCGAGGGTATCTGGCTCGACGGGAGGAACGGGAAGGGGAGATTTACATCAACACGCTCAACTGCCCGTATAGCGAGGTAGCCAAAAACCACCCCGAGCTTTGCCTTATGGATCTGCGTTTGGTGGAAAACCTGATTGGTGGTAAACTCACCGCCGTCACGCGGCTGTCACAGGGTGATTGCCGCTGCGCATACAGGATCGATTGCACTGCGGCCCAAACCATCCAGGCGGATCCGCTGAAATGA
- the moaA gene encoding GTP 3',8-cyclase MoaA translates to MSGQIQHLVPSEEPGKGANGLSPQASGGQERLYDSFGRGIDYLRISLTDACNLRCVYCMPEDMRFRHRCELLQDDEILTIVQTAAALGVRKIRLTGGEPTVRPGVIDLVQAISSVPGIQQVAMTTNGVLLAELAEPLARAGLRGLNVSIDTLDPARFRRITRWGELPRVWDGIAAAEAARLAPIKLNCVVTRGFNDDEVVSLARLSIRKNWHIRFIELMPMGSVAEFQQEAVVPSSESRARIEAELGPLHPASAGDSRDPARTFRLPGASGLIGFISTVTEPFCAGCNRIRLTADGKLRLCLLRDREVDLLTPMREGCTVEELTELIRTAVWHKPWGHGLPEGEVPQIRVMSQIGG, encoded by the coding sequence ATGAGCGGTCAAATCCAACACCTTGTCCCATCCGAGGAGCCGGGAAAGGGCGCAAACGGGCTGTCGCCGCAAGCATCCGGGGGCCAGGAACGGTTGTATGATAGCTTCGGCCGGGGAATCGACTATCTCAGAATCTCGCTGACCGACGCGTGTAACCTGCGCTGCGTTTACTGCATGCCTGAGGATATGCGTTTCAGGCATCGCTGCGAGCTCCTGCAGGACGACGAGATCCTCACGATCGTTCAAACCGCTGCCGCCCTTGGAGTTCGAAAGATCCGGCTCACCGGTGGTGAACCTACGGTCAGGCCGGGCGTTATCGATTTGGTGCAGGCCATTTCCTCGGTGCCGGGCATCCAGCAGGTGGCGATGACCACCAACGGTGTGCTCCTGGCCGAATTGGCTGAGCCACTGGCCAGGGCAGGCCTGCGCGGTCTCAATGTCAGTATCGATACCCTGGATCCAGCCAGGTTTCGTCGCATCACCCGGTGGGGTGAGTTGCCCCGCGTGTGGGATGGCATTGCCGCGGCAGAGGCTGCCCGGCTGGCTCCCATCAAGCTCAACTGCGTGGTCACCCGTGGTTTCAACGACGACGAGGTTGTCTCGCTGGCGCGGCTTAGCATTCGAAAAAACTGGCATATCCGTTTTATTGAACTGATGCCGATGGGTAGCGTGGCTGAGTTTCAACAGGAAGCGGTCGTTCCCAGCAGCGAAAGCCGAGCCAGGATCGAGGCGGAGCTGGGTCCATTGCACCCTGCCTCCGCTGGCGACAGCCGAGACCCTGCCCGCACATTCCGGCTGCCAGGCGCCAGCGGATTGATTGGCTTTATCAGCACTGTAACAGAACCCTTCTGCGCAGGCTGTAATCGGATTCGTTTGACGGCGGACGGCAAGCTGCGATTATGCCTTCTGCGAGATCGGGAAGTGGACTTACTAACACCGATGCGAGAAGGGTGTACAGTAGAGGAACTGACGGAATTGATACGCACGGCGGTTTGGCACAAACCCTGGGGACATGGCCTTCCCGAAGGTGAAGTGCCCCAAATCAGGGTGATGTCCCAAATCGGCGGGTAA
- a CDS encoding iron-sulfur cluster assembly accessory protein: MSTATQTAEQETTTVEGVFISENAAVKLGDILTEKGLAETHGLRVFVQGGGCGGMQYGMSFEDTQRSGDQVFDQNGLKVYIDPTSLFYMNGARIDYVDSLMGGGFHIDNPQATSSCGCGSSFRTEKSHTGQEMPDSCGYN; the protein is encoded by the coding sequence ATGTCAACAGCAACGCAGACGGCGGAACAGGAAACTACTACGGTTGAGGGCGTGTTCATTAGCGAGAACGCCGCCGTCAAATTGGGCGACATTCTGACTGAGAAGGGCCTGGCCGAAACCCATGGACTGCGCGTCTTTGTTCAGGGTGGTGGTTGTGGCGGCATGCAATACGGCATGAGCTTTGAGGACACCCAGCGATCTGGCGATCAGGTTTTTGATCAAAACGGCCTGAAGGTCTATATCGACCCCACCAGCCTTTTCTATATGAACGGCGCCCGCATCGATTATGTCGACAGTCTGATGGGCGGCGGATTCCATATCGACAACCCCCAGGCAACATCTTCGTGCGGTTGTGGAAGCTCCTTCCGCACCGAGAAAAGCCACACCGGACAGGAGATGCCCGACAGCTGCGGCTACAACTAA
- a CDS encoding DUF2203 domain-containing protein, whose amino-acid sequence MAARFFTVEQANNLLPRVIELVEEIRQARRVISAARPDMMPVLEKSIGNGGSRKAGELLPEFERIQAATQSLEELGVFLKDPDLGLVDFLHRRPDGREVFLCWQYGEDSVLFWHDIHAGFARRERLS is encoded by the coding sequence ATGGCTGCCAGGTTCTTCACCGTAGAACAAGCCAACAATCTACTGCCCCGGGTCATCGAACTGGTCGAGGAGATCAGGCAGGCCCGGCGGGTGATCTCAGCGGCCCGACCCGACATGATGCCGGTGTTGGAAAAATCCATCGGCAATGGTGGAAGTCGCAAGGCTGGAGAACTCCTGCCTGAGTTCGAAAGAATACAGGCTGCGACACAGTCTCTGGAAGAGCTGGGCGTTTTTCTCAAAGACCCAGACCTTGGTCTGGTTGACTTTCTCCACCGGCGTCCCGATGGTCGGGAGGTATTTCTCTGCTGGCAATACGGTGAAGACTCTGTTTTATTCTGGCATGACATCCACGCAGGCTTCGCAAGGCGCGAACGCCTGAGTTGA
- a CDS encoding RtcB family protein translates to MIEASAIRKVGPYLFEIPKSYREDMRVPARIYADDRLLQQILQDRSLEQLVNTATLPGIVRYALAMPDIHQGYGFSIGGVVATDPRRGGVVSPGGVGYDINCGVRLLASELEEGEVRPYVDALASAMYHFVPSGVGQSGFLRLPNQDMNEVLRTGARWALKRSKARREDLQHTEEGGSMPGADPGKVSKKAKLRGSSQIGTLGSGNHFAELDVVDAIFDHEAADAMGLFEKQVVVQIHCGSRGLGHQVCTDYVQMFQRVLKKYGIILPDRQLVCAPVDSPEGKSYIGAMNAAANYAWCNRQVLAHQIRQAFEEVLAGKLKSWDLRQVYDIAHNMAKLELHDVDGHQLRVCVHRKGATRAFGPGSEVLPEDYREIGQPVFVPGSMGTASWILVGTEGSMSQTFGSTCHGAGRMMSRKKAKKMVWGGDLKDRLERQGIAVRAGSMAGLAEEAPIAYKDVDNVVDVVDGAGIARKVARLRPIAVVKG, encoded by the coding sequence ATGATTGAAGCAAGTGCCATCAGAAAGGTCGGCCCCTATCTCTTTGAAATCCCCAAGTCCTACCGGGAGGATATGCGGGTTCCGGCGCGGATTTACGCCGACGACCGCTTGCTGCAGCAGATCCTCCAGGACCGATCGCTGGAACAGTTGGTCAACACGGCTACCTTGCCGGGAATCGTAAGATATGCCCTGGCCATGCCTGATATCCACCAGGGATATGGCTTCAGCATTGGTGGCGTCGTCGCTACCGACCCCCGGCGCGGCGGCGTGGTTTCGCCGGGCGGCGTTGGCTACGATATCAACTGTGGCGTGCGTCTTCTGGCATCGGAGCTGGAGGAGGGAGAAGTGCGCCCCTATGTCGATGCCCTGGCATCGGCCATGTACCACTTTGTGCCCAGCGGGGTAGGCCAGAGTGGCTTTCTCAGGCTGCCAAATCAGGATATGAATGAGGTGCTGAGAACAGGTGCCCGCTGGGCGCTCAAGCGTAGCAAGGCCCGTCGCGAGGATCTGCAGCACACCGAGGAAGGGGGATCGATGCCCGGCGCCGACCCGGGCAAGGTCAGCAAGAAGGCCAAACTGCGAGGCAGTTCCCAGATTGGCACGCTGGGATCCGGCAATCATTTCGCCGAGTTGGATGTAGTCGACGCCATTTTCGACCACGAGGCTGCCGATGCCATGGGATTGTTCGAGAAGCAGGTGGTCGTGCAGATCCACTGTGGCAGTCGCGGCCTGGGCCACCAGGTCTGCACCGATTATGTGCAGATGTTCCAGCGCGTGCTCAAAAAATATGGTATCATATTGCCAGACCGGCAGTTAGTATGCGCGCCCGTTGACTCCCCCGAAGGCAAGAGCTACATCGGTGCCATGAATGCCGCGGCCAACTACGCCTGGTGCAATCGACAGGTGCTGGCCCACCAGATCCGTCAGGCCTTCGAGGAGGTCCTGGCCGGCAAGCTCAAGTCGTGGGATCTTCGGCAGGTATACGATATTGCCCACAACATGGCCAAACTCGAATTGCACGATGTGGATGGACATCAACTGCGCGTCTGCGTTCACCGCAAGGGGGCGACCAGAGCATTTGGGCCGGGCAGCGAAGTTCTGCCGGAAGACTATAGGGAAATCGGCCAGCCCGTATTCGTGCCAGGCAGCATGGGCACCGCTTCCTGGATTCTGGTCGGTACCGAGGGCTCCATGAGCCAGACCTTCGGCTCTACCTGCCACGGCGCAGGACGGATGATGAGCCGCAAAAAAGCCAAAAAGATGGTCTGGGGCGGCGATTTGAAGGACCGACTGGAAAGGCAGGGCATCGCCGTGCGTGCGGGCAGCATGGCAGGATTGGCAGAAGAGGCACCCATCGCCTACAAAGATGTCGACAACGTGGTCGATGTGGTGGATGGGGCGGGGATTGCGCGGAAAGTAGCTCGCCTCCGCCCGATCGCCGTCGTGAAAGGTTGA
- a CDS encoding type II toxin-antitoxin system VapC family toxin, producing MAERFVIDNSIVMTWCFIDEANQYADAVLENLSQAKAVVPTIWPLEVVNVLLVAERRKRMRELDSVRFLSLLSQLPIDVEQTWPERSMKDLLASGRANDLSSYDASYLDLAMRQGLPIATLDRKLVAAARRIGVPILKV from the coding sequence ATGGCCGAGCGTTTTGTGATCGACAATTCGATTGTGATGACCTGGTGCTTCATAGATGAGGCCAATCAGTATGCTGACGCAGTATTAGAAAACTTATCGCAAGCTAAAGCTGTCGTGCCCACTATCTGGCCGCTCGAGGTCGTCAATGTATTGTTGGTGGCAGAACGGCGCAAGAGAATGCGCGAGTTAGATAGTGTTCGTTTCCTCTCCCTGTTGTCCCAACTCCCCATAGATGTTGAACAAACGTGGCCCGAAAGATCAATGAAAGATCTGTTGGCTTCAGGCAGGGCAAATGATCTGTCTAGCTACGACGCTTCCTATCTTGATCTTGCTATGAGGCAGGGACTTCCAATAGCAACGCTAGATCGAAAACTGGTGGCAGCTGCCAGAAGAATCGGTGTTCCTATTCTTAAGGTTTAG
- a CDS encoding type II toxin-antitoxin system prevent-host-death family antitoxin: MESVGAYEAKTHLSKLLEHVAQGHRVAITKHGVPVAVLQPYDPGKGVDVGNVIAQLRDFRENNTLAGLSIREMVEEGRS; this comes from the coding sequence ATGGAAAGCGTTGGCGCCTATGAGGCGAAGACACATCTATCGAAGTTGCTTGAGCATGTAGCTCAAGGACACCGCGTAGCCATTACAAAACACGGCGTTCCCGTGGCTGTTTTACAGCCCTATGATCCCGGGAAAGGTGTTGATGTTGGCAATGTCATTGCTCAACTACGCGATTTCCGGGAAAACAATACGCTTGCGGGGTTATCGATTCGTGAAATGGTGGAGGAAGGCAGGAGCTAA
- a CDS encoding radical SAM protein encodes MRVLFIEKQIDYEPQGIMQLSAVLKEAGHETHLAIGAQENPADVAKLIEPDVVAYSVMTGSHQWYFDMNRKVKAALGDKQPFSIFGGPHPTFFPEMISEPGIDGICVGEGEKAIVELTDSLANGGLKPDLPNWWLKLEDEIIRNPVGPLIKDLGELPRPDRDLVYDKHEYSRITPIKHFMGSRGCPYNCTYCFNHAYYQIYSRERRGNQRPVDAIIDEANWVRSRWPLQQVVFIDDLFIIYDDWLEEFADKWPKQVGLPFFCNVRANLIVKGSRKADLLKKAGCGTVSMGIETANDRIRLQLLKRRMTQEDMVQAGNIIRDADIHITSTNILGLPSSTLEDDLNTMRLNAAARISYAHAFLFQPYPGTELGQFAQEENYMVGSFDDISEIAWERSIMVYEDEDEKRQVEHLQRLFAFGVEWPWLEPAILRLIKAPHNWLIDSVYWWAHKLFKGWMIKRRIHPVKMSVQELFTAARQLMSIRS; translated from the coding sequence ATGCGTGTTCTGTTTATTGAAAAGCAGATTGATTACGAACCCCAGGGAATCATGCAGCTTTCTGCTGTATTGAAGGAGGCCGGGCATGAGACCCACCTGGCGATTGGGGCCCAGGAAAATCCCGCCGATGTTGCCAAATTGATCGAGCCGGATGTTGTGGCCTACAGTGTAATGACTGGCTCTCACCAATGGTACTTCGACATGAATCGAAAAGTCAAGGCTGCCCTGGGTGACAAACAGCCATTTTCCATTTTTGGAGGCCCCCATCCAACTTTCTTCCCCGAGATGATCTCCGAACCAGGTATCGATGGTATCTGTGTGGGTGAAGGGGAAAAAGCCATCGTTGAATTGACCGACTCGCTGGCCAACGGCGGTCTGAAACCCGACTTGCCCAACTGGTGGCTTAAGCTGGAGGATGAGATCATCCGCAATCCGGTTGGCCCGTTGATCAAGGACCTTGGGGAATTGCCAAGGCCCGATCGGGACCTGGTCTATGATAAACACGAGTATAGCCGCATCACCCCCATCAAACACTTCATGGGGTCGCGGGGATGCCCTTACAATTGCACCTACTGCTTCAATCACGCCTACTACCAGATCTACAGCCGCGAGCGACGAGGCAACCAGCGCCCAGTGGACGCCATCATCGACGAGGCAAACTGGGTGCGTTCCCGCTGGCCTCTGCAGCAGGTCGTTTTCATCGATGATCTGTTCATCATCTACGACGACTGGCTGGAAGAATTCGCCGACAAGTGGCCAAAACAGGTCGGCTTACCCTTCTTCTGCAATGTGCGGGCAAACCTGATCGTCAAGGGTTCCCGCAAGGCCGACCTGCTGAAAAAGGCTGGCTGTGGCACCGTCAGCATGGGTATTGAAACTGCCAACGATCGAATCCGCTTGCAATTGCTTAAGCGTCGCATGACCCAGGAAGACATGGTCCAGGCCGGCAACATCATCCGTGACGCCGACATCCACATTACCAGCACCAACATCCTCGGCTTGCCCAGCAGTACCCTGGAAGATGATCTGAACACCATGCGACTAAACGCCGCTGCCAGGATCAGCTACGCCCATGCCTTTCTCTTCCAACCCTACCCGGGCACCGAACTTGGCCAGTTTGCCCAGGAGGAGAACTACATGGTCGGCTCCTTTGACGATATCAGCGAAATCGCCTGGGAACGCTCGATCATGGTTTATGAGGACGAAGATGAAAAACGGCAGGTTGAACATCTTCAGCGATTGTTCGCATTTGGCGTAGAATGGCCCTGGCTTGAACCGGCCATTCTACGGCTGATCAAAGCACCCCACAACTGGCTAATCGATTCAGTCTATTGGTGGGCACATAAACTGTTCAAGGGCTGGATGATCAAACGACGAATCCATCCCGTGAAGATGAGTGTCCAGGAGCTATTCACGGCAGCCCGGCAGCTGATGTCCATTCGGTCATAA
- a CDS encoding SHOCT domain-containing protein, translating to MVRRTARRGVRRTTRRRTVRRRRRRRRRILVGGAVLIGGGALAYKLTKKDADKIEQSTGVPPEELEDEDLTKAMQELGIQAQPLTEEDKAALAKADATEAAQPASQASPADAPDYMEQLEQLGALHEQGIITDEEFEAKKKQLLGL from the coding sequence ATGGTGCGAAGAACAGCTCGTCGGGGAGTTCGCCGAACAACCCGCCGAAGGACAGTGCGGCGTCGCAGGCGACGACGAAGACGAATATTGGTCGGCGGTGCCGTGCTGATCGGCGGCGGTGCCCTGGCCTATAAACTGACCAAAAAGGATGCCGACAAGATCGAGCAATCCACCGGCGTTCCACCGGAGGAACTCGAGGACGAAGACCTGACAAAAGCCATGCAGGAGCTGGGCATTCAAGCCCAGCCATTGACGGAGGAAGACAAGGCCGCTCTCGCCAAAGCTGACGCCACCGAGGCAGCACAGCCGGCGTCCCAGGCGTCACCAGCTGATGCGCCAGATTACATGGAACAGCTCGAACAGCTGGGCGCGTTGCATGAGCAGGGAATCATCACGGACGAGGAATTCGAGGCCAAGAAAAAGCAACTACTGGGCCTTTAG
- a CDS encoding methyltransferase domain-containing protein, whose translation MKTWTPADIRQRVAEVPYWHYAFDLGDGIVTVPRHGDARRQFQRLDHIMPPLLHLCGGSLHGLSVLDVGCNQGFWSMEAARAGADAVLGIEGRREHVATARFVADVRKFDNVRFETQDALDGSLARHEPFDVVLCLGLLYHVDRPLELLDQLFRLTRRYLVVDTSVIDVAAPVLQLLFEDPEDPRNAVGDGLVAVPSRSAVERMLWHVGFPQVWSLPQRTNELPPAYLQGRRATWIASRTQNDKPSIVDSSLLVAVPDNDQIRSAPELLNPLSAEPVGRFLYEKLRQFKFRNRQK comes from the coding sequence GTGAAAACCTGGACGCCTGCGGATATCCGGCAACGGGTTGCCGAGGTCCCATATTGGCACTATGCATTTGATCTGGGCGATGGCATCGTCACCGTGCCCCGGCATGGCGACGCCCGCCGCCAGTTTCAACGCCTGGACCACATCATGCCTCCCTTGCTGCATCTTTGCGGCGGCAGCTTGCACGGCCTTAGCGTACTCGATGTAGGCTGTAACCAGGGTTTCTGGAGCATGGAAGCTGCCAGGGCAGGCGCCGATGCTGTTCTTGGCATCGAGGGACGCCGCGAGCATGTGGCGACCGCTCGATTCGTCGCCGATGTGCGAAAGTTTGACAACGTCAGATTTGAAACGCAAGATGCCCTTGACGGGTCCCTTGCCCGGCACGAGCCCTTTGATGTCGTGTTGTGCCTGGGCTTGCTATACCATGTAGACCGCCCGCTGGAATTATTGGATCAGCTTTTCAGATTGACCAGGCGCTATCTGGTGGTGGATACATCGGTCATCGATGTGGCAGCACCAGTCCTGCAGCTGTTGTTCGAGGACCCTGAGGATCCCCGCAACGCCGTGGGAGATGGCCTGGTAGCGGTTCCAAGCAGGTCAGCGGTGGAGCGTATGCTCTGGCACGTGGGCTTCCCACAAGTGTGGTCCCTGCCGCAGCGGACCAATGAGTTACCACCGGCCTATCTGCAGGGACGGCGGGCGACCTGGATCGCAAGCCGGACCCAAAACGATAAGCCATCCATAGTCGATTCGTCGCTGCTGGTGGCCGTACCCGACAACGACCAGATCCGTTCCGCACCAGAGCTGTTGAATCCCCTTTCAGCAGAACCGGTCGGACGTTTCCTATATGAAAAACTTCGGCAGTTCAAGTTCAGAAATAGACAGAAGTAA
- a CDS encoding radical SAM protein: protein MRVALINPLFRLPIDTRTTPHLGLAYLGSVSQQRGDTVRIFDSDVEDQSITEFVREFQPDLVGITANTPQVKQAWRTAKAIKAVTDVPIVLGGPHPSVTVEDLDFESVERPYVDMVVRGEGEATWIAISERIEEFKRDQEDTSCANLFAPGKQLWTDLPGISYQTTDGEMYRNMDATTIADLDSLPWPAYDLFKMENYTNLQPATDDVDGARSFSILTSRGCPYRCTFCSQSIMPIKWRARTPENVIEEWRHLVRDLGAEEIGVLDDSANIRRDRLYTIAEMLIEDELNHVPWIFVNGIRANMAEKPLMAKLKQAGLKRTAFGVETGNADILKTIDKRVDHDTIRQAFKNCKEVGLETIGFFIIGLPGDTRETMQDTIDFAIELDPLIANFSMMTPYPGTVVYETVKQQGNLLVTDWEDYVFFEQKARFEMGDMTAELVEEMYRKAYRQYYLRPGPISRRMKSKDFWVNLPRNLRIARRTFLKKDEKTELRRAIEAQGSV from the coding sequence ATGCGCGTTGCCCTGATCAATCCGCTTTTTCGCCTACCAATCGATACCCGGACCACGCCTCACCTGGGATTGGCCTATCTGGGCTCAGTCTCCCAGCAACGTGGCGATACAGTTCGCATATTCGATTCCGATGTCGAGGATCAATCAATCACAGAGTTCGTTCGGGAGTTTCAGCCAGATCTGGTTGGAATCACAGCAAACACGCCTCAGGTCAAACAAGCGTGGCGAACGGCAAAGGCGATCAAAGCAGTCACCGATGTGCCCATTGTACTGGGTGGCCCTCACCCCAGCGTGACGGTCGAGGACCTTGACTTCGAGTCGGTCGAGAGACCCTATGTGGACATGGTCGTGCGAGGTGAAGGCGAAGCGACCTGGATTGCAATCTCTGAGCGTATCGAGGAATTCAAGCGCGATCAGGAAGACACTTCCTGTGCCAACCTCTTCGCGCCGGGAAAACAACTGTGGACCGACCTGCCGGGCATTTCTTACCAGACGACCGACGGCGAAATGTACCGTAACATGGATGCGACTACCATCGCCGATCTGGACAGCTTGCCCTGGCCGGCCTATGATCTCTTCAAGATGGAGAACTATACCAACCTGCAGCCCGCGACCGATGATGTCGATGGCGCGCGCAGTTTCAGTATCCTGACCAGTCGCGGTTGTCCCTACCGCTGCACATTCTGCTCCCAATCGATCATGCCCATCAAGTGGCGAGCCAGAACCCCGGAAAACGTGATCGAGGAATGGCGCCACCTGGTCCGCGACCTGGGCGCCGAGGAAATCGGCGTCCTGGACGACAGCGCCAACATTCGTCGCGATCGTCTTTACACCATCGCAGAAATGCTGATCGAGGACGAATTGAACCACGTACCATGGATCTTCGTCAACGGAATCCGCGCCAATATGGCAGAAAAACCTTTGATGGCAAAGCTCAAGCAAGCCGGCCTCAAACGCACAGCTTTCGGGGTCGAAACCGGCAACGCCGACATTCTCAAGACTATCGATAAGCGCGTCGACCACGATACAATCCGGCAAGCCTTCAAGAATTGCAAGGAAGTGGGTCTGGAGACCATCGGTTTTTTCATTATCGGTCTACCGGGAGATACCCGGGAAACCATGCAGGATACCATCGATTTTGCCATCGAACTGGACCCGCTGATCGCCAACTTCAGCATGATGACCCCCTATCCGGGCACGGTGGTCTACGAAACCGTGAAGCAGCAGGGAAACCTGCTGGTCACCGATTGGGAGGACTACGTCTTTTTCGAGCAGAAGGCCCGCTTTGAGATGGGTGATATGACGGCAGAACTGGTGGAGGAAATGTACCGCAAGGCCTACCGCCAGTACTACCTGCGCCCGGGCCCAATCTCGCGTCGGATGAAAAGCAAGGATTTCTGGGTAAACCTGCCGCGCAACCTGCGTATCGCCCGCCGAACGTTCCTGAAGAAAGACGAGAAAACGGAACTCCGTCGGGCCATCGAAGCGCAGGGATCTGTCTGA